One part of the Candidatus Bathyarchaeota archaeon genome encodes these proteins:
- the crcB gene encoding fluoride efflux transporter CrcB, whose amino-acid sequence MKWIEFALLAAGAVVGAFLRYRMVESPVAFYGLPLNVLVVNVLGSFILGVFSVLSVAFNLDAKYTLFAAVGFCGSFTTMSSFALETTNLLESNRLMLMALNILANVGLSLGALVGGRLLGDAVMERLIR is encoded by the coding sequence ATGAAGTGGATTGAGTTTGCTCTCTTGGCGGCGGGTGCGGTGGTAGGCGCGTTTCTGCGGTACCGCATGGTGGAGTCTCCTGTGGCGTTCTATGGGTTACCCCTGAATGTTTTGGTGGTTAACGTTTTGGGCAGCTTTATTTTGGGGGTGTTCTCGGTGCTGTCGGTGGCGTTTAATTTGGATGCGAAATACACGTTGTTTGCAGCGGTGGGTTTCTGCGGCTCCTTCACCACGATGTCCTCGTTTGCGCTGGAAACCACCAATCTGCTGGAGAGCAACCGTTTAATGCTGATGGCACTCAATATCCTAGCAAACGTCGGCTTGTCGCTTGGCGCCTTGGTCGGCGGCAGATTGCTGGGCGACGCCGTGATGGAGAGGCTGATTCGTTGA